The stretch of DNA TTTGGTCAGTAGTATTACCAGTAATTATGGACACACTAGGTTTTGTGGTTGCGGGCATTGTGATGATTATATTCCTTGTTATTCATTTAGTTATCGGAGTTGTTCTAGCTCCTGATACGAGAGGTAAAACATTAACAGAAATTGAAGAAGAGCGTTATGGTAAAGAACGAATAGCGAATTAATAGTATACAACAAAAAAAGGTAACGGAAAATTCGTTGCCTTTTTGTTTTTTTTTTATTCTTTTTACTAACTAAAAAACAAAACATCTTTGTTTATTTTGGTTTTGGTTGACTAACCAAAAAGATAGCGTTATCATAAACGTACAGAAGGCAACGAAAGATTACTTAACTTGACGATTTTATAGATAGACGGATAGAAGCATTCTATTGATTCAAGGAAGGTGAATTACATGCAACAATGTAACTTAGCGGTAGATATAGGAGCTTCCAGTGGAAGAGTTATTGCAGGGTACTTACAAAATGGAAAATTACAATTAGAAGAAGTTCATCGTTTTGATAATAAATTAATCGATCTGAACAATTATTTTTGTTGGGATATCGATCGAATTTATCAAGAAATATTAATGGGTATTAAATCGGCAGTTGATAATGGATACCAGCCTATAAGTCTTGGAATTGATACGTGGGCGGTTGATTTTGTTTTGTTAGATGAAAATGACATGCGATTAACAGATGCGGTTTCTTATCGAGACCCACGGACAGACGGAATGATGGAGGAAGTCTTCTCTCAAATAAGTAAAGAACGTCTCTATTTAGAGACAGGAATTCAGTTTCAAAAATTTAACACGATGTATCAATTACAAGCATTAAAGAATAGCAATCCTGATTTGATCGAGAAAGCAACGAGTTTTCTAATGATACCAGATTACTTAAATTTTTTACTTACTGGGAAAAAAGTTAACGAATATACCAATGCAACTACGACTCAATTAGTTAATGCATTTACGAAAAAATGGGATATCGATTTAATTGAACAGTTAGGTTTTAATTCGAACATGTTCATGGATATTCAACCTCCTGAATCAGTAATTGGTAATCTTCGCCCAGAGCTTCAAGAAGAATTAGGTGTTGATTTTAATGTAATCTTACCCGCAACGCATGACACTGGTTCAGCTGTTGTAGCTGTTCCTGAACAAGAAAATTCCATATATATTAGCTCAGGGACTTGGTCTTTGATCGGGGTGGAGAATCATTTTCCAATCTGTACAACCAAGGCACTAGATTATAATTTTACGAATGAAGGCGGAGCGGATTACCGCTATCGTTTTTTGAAAAACATCATGGGATTATGGATGATTCAAGAAGTAAAGAGAAACTTTAATGATGAATTTGAATTTGCCGATTTTGCTGCGATGGCAAAAGGAGAATCATTTAAATCGATTGTGGATGTAGATGATGATCGATTCTTAAAACCTGAAAATATGATTGAGGAAATAAAAGCATATTGTAAGGAAACCAACCAAGCTATACCTCAATCGCCAAGTGAAGTGGCTAAATGTGTATTTAATAGTTTAGCAGTTAGCTATCAACAAGCGATCTCTCAAATTGAAGAAATTTATGAAATCGACTTTCCGACCATTTATGTTATTGGTGGCGGATCAAAGAATGAAATGTTAAATCAATTAATAGCAGATACAACAGGAAAAACAGTAATAGCTGGTTTGTCTGAAGCTACAGCTATTGGGAACTTAATTGTACAAATGATGGCAATCGATCAAATAGATGATATGCAACAAGCTAGACAAATTATTAAACATTCATTTGATTTATATACCTATGCAAAAGTAACGATGGAGGGGTAAATATGGACGTCAAACAAAATTATGAACAAGCGAAAAAACAATATGAAAAATGGGGAGTTAATGTTGAGGATGCGTTAGAGAAGCTAAAACAAATTCCGATTTCGATTCATTGTTGGCAAGGGGATGATGTGACAGGATTTGAAGTCAATCAACAGGAGTTATCGGGGGGGATCGATGTAACGGGAAATTACCCAGGTAAAGCAACTACACCAGAGGAATTACGAGATGACCTTGATAAAGCTTTATCACTGATTCCTGGTATGCACCGAGTCAATCTACATGCAATATATGCAGAAACAAATGGAGAAGCCGTGGAACGTGATGAGATTGAGCCTAAGCATTTTGAAAACTGGGTAAAATGGGCAAAAGAAAACGGTTTAGGACTTGACTTTAATCCAACATTATTTTCTCATCCAAAAGCAGATGACGGTTTAACGTTAGCACACCCAAATAAAGAGATTCGAGATTTTTGGATTCGTCATACGATTGCCAGCCGTAAAATAGCGGCTTACATGGGGAAAGAGTTAGGGACTTCTGCCTTAACAAACATCTGGACTCCAGATGGATATAAAGATATCCCAAGTGATCGTCTGACACCTAGAAAACGTCTAGAAGATTCCCTAAACCAAATATTTGAAGAGGAAATAGATAAGGAATATAACGTTGACGCAGTAGAGAGCAAACTATTTGGAATAGGATCGGAAGCATATGTAGTAGGTTCACATGAGTTTTATATGGGATATGCATTGAAAAATAATAAATTATGTCTACTAGATACAGGACATTATCATCCTACAGAAATGGTATCTAATAAAATTTCTTCGATGCTATTATATAGTGATGAATTAGCTTTACATGTATCTAGACCAGTTCGTTGGGATAGTGATCATGTTGTTATATTAGATGATGAATTACGTGAAATTGGCTTAGAGATTGTCCGAAATGATGCTTTAGATAAAGTTAGAATCGGCCTTGATTTCTTTGATGCAAGCATAAACCGAATTGCAGCATGGACAATCGGTACTCGGAATATGATTAAATCGTTATTATATGCGTTACTAACACCGAACGAGCATTTAAAACAATTACAAGAAGAAGGTAACTTCACAGATCGCTTAGCGATAATGGAAGAATTAAAAACTTATCCATTTGGGGCTATTTGGGATTACTACTGTGAATCCATGAATGTACCAGTTGGAGAGTCATGGTTAACAGAGGTAAAAGAATATGAAAAAGAAGTTTTATCTAAGCGATAATTTTAAGAGGATTTGAAGTGGAAAGGGAGAGAATGATGACACAGGATATTACACAACAAGATGTGTTAGATGCACCTTTTATGAAAGAAATGATGAATACAACATATGATATGTGGAAACTTGGATGGGATGAACTTAATGGAGGTAACATCAGCTATCTACTAAAAGAAGAAGAGGTAAGAAGTTACTTTGATTTGAACCAAGTAAAGCGAACTATTTCATTAGATTTTCCGGTAATAGAGTTGGCAAATCAGTATTTCCTTGTTACTGGATCAGGTAAGTTCTTCAGAAAAATTATAGAAAATCCAGAAGAATGTTTAGCGGTATTACGAGTAACTAGTGATGGAGAATCAGTTGAACTTCTATGGGGATTAAGTGATGGAGGAAGACCGACAAGTGAGTTAGCATCTCACTTTATGAGTCATATTGTTCGATTAAAACATGATCCGAATCATCGAGTCATCATGCACACACATGCAACAAACTTAATTGCAATGACATTTACACATGAATTAGATGAAGTTCAATTTACTCGGACATTATGGCAAATGTGTACAGAATGCTTAGTGGTATTCCCTGAAGGAGTAGGGATACTCCCATGGATGGTTCCTGGAACTTCAGAAATTGGAAAGGCTACAGCGGAAAAAATGAATGAATATCGTTTAGCAATTTGGTCACATCATGGAATATTTGGTGCAGGGGAGTCAATTGATCAAGTATTTGGATTAATTGAAACAGTGGAGAAGGCTGCAAAAGTCTATAATCTTGTAAACGCACATCCAGACGGTGCTAAACAAGTAATTACTGATCAGCAACTGATAGATTTAGCAGAAGCTTTTCATGTGAATCCTCCTAATAAATACTTTTCTTAAAAGGCCGATGCAATTATGAAAGAACGAAGCAGTGGAAATACAAGTGTTTCGTTCTTTCTATGCTTGTTAAACTTAGTAGAAAATGGGTAAAATATAGTAAAAATATGATATGCTATTTTAGAGAATATGTTAAAGGTAAGAGAAGGAAGTGGTTAGATGCTTGTAGCAGAAAGACATCACAAAATAGTTGAATTAGTGAATGAAAAGAAGAGCATTCGAGTTTCTGATATGAGTAAGTTATTTGCAGTTACAGAAGAAACGATTCGAAGAGATTTAGAAAAGTTAGAGAAAGAGAATAAGTTAGCTCGTAGTCATGGTGGCGCAGTTAGCTTGCATCCGAATGATTCTTTAGAGATTCCTTATACGCAACGAGAAATTATGAATGTACGTGAGAAACAAAAAATTGCAATGGAAGCTATTAAACATGTTTTTGAAGGAGATAAAATCATTTTAGATGCCAGTACAACTGCCTGGTATATGGCAAAAGCATTACCTGACTTACCTTTAACCGTCATGACCAACTCCATTAAAGTTGCAATGGAACTGAGTAACAAACACCAAATTAACGTGATTTCAACTGGTGGAACGCTTCTGTCTAAGTCACTCTCTTACGCTGGACCTTTAGCAGAGGCTTCGTTCCATAGTTATCATCTTGATAAGGCATTTATTTCTTGTAAAGGTCTGCATCTAGAAAGAGGAATAAGTGAGTCGGATGAACAACAATCACGTATTAAAAAGAAAATGATTGAAAGTGCTGATTCTACTTATTTAATGATAGATTATAGTAAATTTGGCAAAACTGCTTTTTCGAAAATTGATCAAATTGAAGTCGCGCATCATTTGGTTACAGATAGCAAAGCAGACCAAACGATGATTCAGTTGTTAAAAGAAAAAGGAATTCGTGTAACGGAAGTACAAAATGATGAATAATTAACAAGATATCAAAGAGGTAGGGACATAACAAACAGTTCTGGTCAAAAGACGGATGATAGGTAAAATAAGCGTAAGAAATATACGGAGACTCCTGTGGGAGGAAGGCCTAGTTGAGACCCCGGATTGCGGAGCAACCGGAGGCTCATCAGCCGCCCACGGAAAGCGCAGTATATTTCTGAAGCGGGTTTTCAATACTCATTCATTCGGATTCCTCTTTTGATTAAATACTTTTGTCCCAACCTCTTTTTCGATGGAGCATAGCGGGCTCGAACCGCTGACCTCTTCACTGCCAGTGAAGCGCTCTCCCAGCTGAGCTAATGCCCCGTTAATAAAAGTATATACCCTCTATAAAACTATTTCAATATAACTATGAACTATATTGAAAAACAAGTCTAAACTACTGTTTTCCTCTTTTTATAGGTTAAAAGTTCTGAATTTACATTATTTTTACAAAAAAGCGATGGTAGAAGTAGAATTTTTATGCAATATTTAAAGAGAAACGATTGTTTATGTCGAAATGAATACAATCGTATTAAAAAATGGTAACGGAGGGGACGTATGAAACAGGTGAAAAGATCGCTTAGTATGTTCATGATTTTCGCATTAATTATGATGAATGTAACACCAGCGTTATCAGTATATGCTGAAAGTGCTACAAATGTAGATACAGTCGCAGAAGATTTAATTCTTTCGGAGTACGTGGAAGGAACTTCATTTAATAAAGCGATTGAAATCTTTAATGGTACAGGAGAAGCAGTGGATTTATCGAATTATTCTATCGAATTATATAGCAATGGAGCTTATTCTGCTAGTCAGTCTTTATCACTATCAGGCACTTTGGCTAATGGTGATGCGTACGTTTTAGCCCATCCGAGTGCAGATCAGGCAATCTTAGATCAAGCTGATGTAACAAATGGCTCTGTTATTAATTTTAACGGTGATGATGCAGTAGCTCTATTAAATAATGAAGAGAAACTAGATGTAATTGGTGAAATTGGACAACGAACCAATTTTGGACAAGATGTTACGTTGGTTCGGAATGCATCAGTCATCGCACCAAGTACAACATTTAATGTAGAAGATTGGACGGATTACAGTCAAAATACGTTCGCGTATATCGGTTCTCATACAATGGATGGTACTCCGGGAGATCCTGAAGATCCTGAAGAACCAGGTGACCCAGAAGAACCAGATCCAGGTCAATTACCTATTTCCGATGTTCGTGATCTCCCAGATGGAGAAGTAGTTACCGTAGAAGGAATTGTTACAGCTGATAATCAAGCAATTAGTAATGGCAGCCAATTTACTACATATATCCAAGACGAGACGGCTGGTATTAATCTATTTGCTTTTGAACAAGGTGAAATCTCTGATGTTACAAAGGGTGACAAAGTTGTCGTAACAGGAGAACTTGCTACCTATAATGGGTTAAAAGAAATTGTACCGAATTCATTAGAAGTGATTGACTCGGGGTTAGATTTACCAGAAGCACAAACAATAACTTTAGAGGAATTACAAGATGAAGAATTGGCTGAATCACTAGAAGGGCAGCGAGTTCAAGTCAATGGTTACATTCGGTCCATTCCAGATAGTCCTGCCGGCGGTGGGTATAATATTACAGTTACAGATGCAGATTTTAATGGTACAACGCTTCGTGTAATGGAAAATGCACTTGATATTTCTGAAGTGGAACCAAACACTTGGTATGATATTACAGCTGTTGTAAGTCAATACAATACGTATCAATTAATTCCTACAGAGCAAGCAGATATTCAAATTGCAGAAGAACAGCCAGAACCGCCTTCTTCTGAAGGGTATTATGAGACTACAGTAGAAAGTGTAACAGATGGTGATACCATCCGCGTAGCTGAGCCTGTATTTGGGGAAAAACGTGTCCGATTTGTAAATATGGATACTGCAGAAACATATGCTGCCCATAATGATGACCCGGAACGTGATGAAATAAATGATAACCAGAAATACTATGGAGATTTAGCAACGGATTATATAGGGGAACTCATTCAACCAGGTGATGAGATTTATCTAAAAGTCGGAGATAAACCAACAGATGACTATGGAAGAATTCTTGCAGAAGTTATCCGTAAAGATGATGGTTTAAATGTAAATTTAGAAATGGTAGAAGCTGGATATGCATCCACGTACTTTATTGCGCCAATTGATGAAGAAGCTTATCCGGAGTATCAACAAGCAGTAAAAGAAGCAAAGGATGCTGAATTAGGAATTTGGAATCCAGAGAACCCACTTCTAGAATTGCCATTTGTTTTCCGAGCAAATGACGATCAAAAAGGGTTCCAACGATATGTTGGAAACTCAGATACGATGGAGTATGTAGTCCCGGATAATTGGGCAGATGTTCCAGTGGAGCATCGAATCTTTTTCTCTAGTCCGGAAGAAGCTGAATCTTATGGATATACACCGGTAAGCGGTGATGGAGGAGATTCTTCTGAGGAAACGTTAGATCTACAGCTAATTAGTATGAATGATTTACATGGGAAGATTGACCAGGAATACATGTTAGATTTAGAAGGAAATGGTGAATCCGAGTTATATGGAAGAATGGATTATACAGCTGCTGCAATCAAAGAGCATCAAGAAGGAAATGAACATTCGATGCTTGTTCATGCAGGAGATATGATAGGTGGAAGCTCTCCAGTATCAGGTTTATTACAGGATGAACCAACGGTAGAGATTATGAATGCGATGGGTTTTGATGTTGGTGCTGTTGGAAATCATGAATTTGATGAAGGTTTACCTGAACTCCTTCGAATGATTGAAGGTGGAGATCATCCAGAAGGAAAAGGGACAGAAGGCTATGAAGGCATGGATTTTCCATCCCTTTGCGCGAATTGCGTATATGAAGATACTGGTGAAACTTTCTTACCACCGTATATTATTGAAGAAGTAGATGGTGAACAAATTGGATTTATTGGAGTAAACACACAAGAAACGGTCAATATGGTTATGCCATCTTCATTAGAAAATGTAGAGTTTACGGATGAAACAGAAGCTGTAAATGATGCAGCGGAAGAATTAACGAGTCAAGGTGTAGAAGCGATTATCGTGTTAGCACATATGCCAGCTACTCAAAATGGCGATGATGCTACAGGAGCTGCAGCTGATTTAGCACGAAATGTAAATGACGCTGTTGATGTAATCTTTGCTGGACATAATCATGTGGAGAATAATGTATTAGTGGATGACAAATTAATTATCCAGGCAAATGAATACGGAAAAGCATTTGCGGATGTGCAATTAGTTTTAGATCGCGAATCCGGCGATATTATTGAAAAAGAAGCAGAAATTGTTTATGTAAAACAGAGTGATTACACGCCAGATGCAGAAGTCGCTGCGATTTTAGATAAATATGCGGAAGAAATTGCCCCGATTATAAACGAAGTGATTGGTTATAATGCGCAAGACTTAACGGGTGATTATACAAATGATGGCGATCATGGATTAGGAAACTTAATATCTGATGGTATGAACGAAGCAATGGATAGTGATTTTGCCTTTATGAATGGCGGAGGGATAAGAGATGATCTCTTAGCAGGCGATGTCACTTGGGGAGATTTATACAATATCCAACCATTTGGAAATACGTTAATGACCGTAGAAGTTACTGGTAATGACATATATGAAATATTAAATGAACAAATTCATCCAGAATATGGTCCTGATTATAGTGTTAGTGGTTTGCATTATACTTGGAACCCGGAATTAGGAGAGGTGATTAATGTTACTTTTCCTGATGGCACACCAATTGATTTGGAAGAAACATATGTCTTAACAGTTAACAACTACATGGGAACTTCAGAAGGGCCGATTAAGGACCTTGGAGAAAATCCTACGATGGGCCCTGCCGACATTGATGCTACAGTTGAATTCATTCAAGCAATGGGTAGCTCCGAAGCAAACCCAATTGTATATGAGGCAGAAGGAAGAATTACACAAACAGATGAAGAACCAGGTGACCCGGAGGATCCTAGTGAACCAGATCATATTATAGAAGCTATACCAGATAGAGGTTTATTAGCATTTGTTCGAACAAGAGATCTTTTGTTTATAGAAGATGGATCGGATGTAGTAATCGATATCTCGAATGAAAGTAGACTACGCATGCTTTTATTGACATTGCCTCAAGTATATATTTTAAAAAATAAGGAAGTAACACTTCATGTCACGAATGGTGAAGAAACAAAGACATTTGATATGGCAGAAGAAAAATTAAGAACTATGTTAGTCTTGCTAACGAAATAACGATAAAGTCGAATTTACCTGTAGAGAACTGTTAATTTCTCTACAGGTTTTTCGTATTTACAAGAGGATAGAAGTTACCTTATAGTAATGATAGTAGTTTTCTATGATAAGGTAGGAGATCAAAACATGATAAAACAAAAACAAAGCATAGATGCAAGGTTTAAAGTAGCGAATAGAGAAGCTTTAATCGGAGTAGGTTTAGTTATATTTAATTTTATTTGGTGGTTCGGTTTTGCCTATGGATTGGGAAGTAAAAATCCAGAAGAGTATTCGTATATAGTAGGATTTCCAGCTTGGTTCTTTTATAGTTGCATTCTTGGATTTATAGTAATGGTCACATTGACCGTCATAGCAGTTAAATTCTTTTTTAAAGATATACCACTTGATGATACAGAGGAAAATTAATCTTAATACCGGGTCAATGGGTTAGAGTGAGGAGAAAAATGTAATGAATTGGGAAGCAGTTATACCATTATTCCTATTAATTTTTATCATTTTTTTAGTTGGAATGTGGTCAAGTAAATTTGTGCGGAATACAGATTCATTTGTTCAAGAATATTTTCTTGGGGGCAGGAGCTTAGGTGGGTTCATATTAGCGATGACGCTTGTAACTACTTATGGAAGTGCAAGTAGTTTTCTTAGTGGTCCAGGAACTGCTTATAATGAAGGATTAGGTTGGGTTCTTTTATCCATGACTCAATTAGCTACAGGTTATTTTGTGTTAATGGTATTAGGTAAACGATTTGCGATTGTTACTCGAAAATACAAAGCAGTAACTATTGTAGATTTTTTAAAAGAAAGATATCAATCCAAATGGGTCGTTTTATTATCTTCATTTAGTATACTGATATTCTTATTTTCTGCAATGTCTGCACAATGGATAGGTGGAGGTAGGTTAATTCAGTCGCTTACTGGTATGTCTTACCTTTCTGCATTATTTATATTTTCTGCTGCAGTACTTATCTATGTGATTGTAGGGGGATTCCGAGCAGTTGCAATTACAGATGGAATTCAAGGAATTATTATGTTTTTAGGTACATTAATATTGCTAATTGCTGTAATTGTTGCAGGTGGAGGAGTTCCACAAATTATGGAAGACTTACGTGCAGAAAATATGAATCTTATAACACCTTTTGGCGCGGATGGTGGATTAACACCTGCATTTGTATCTTCCTTTTGGATATTAGTCGGTGTGGGAGTTATTGCCCTACCACAAATTGCAGTAAGAGCAATGTCATATAAAAACTCGCGATCACTTCATAGAGCCATTATTATTAGTACGATTGTAGTTGGATTTATAATGTTAAATATGCACTTAATTGGCGTGCTCGGTAGACCAGTAATGCCTGGAATTGAAGTAGGTGATACCGTTATGCCATTACTTGCTCAAGAAGTGCTACCTGGCTGGCTAGCTGGAATTGTATTGGCAGCACCTATGGCAGCTATCATGACAACCGTTAATTCATTATTGTTAATGGTTAGTTCCACGATTATAAAGGATGTATATTTAAATTATATTGAAAAAGAAGCTACAGATAAAAAAGTGCGTGGTTTGAGCATGGGGGTGACTGCCCTTATCGGAGTTATTGTTATAGTTATGTCGCTACAACCACCTGATCTAATTATCTGGTTAAATCTATTCTCGATGGGTGGCTTAGAAGCAGCTTTTATTTGGCCGATTGTATTGGGGTTATATTGGAACCGAGGCAATAAATATGGCGCAATAGCTTCCATGATAACAGGTGTGTCTAGTTATATTATTTTTGAAAGTTTCTTTCCACAACCATTCGGAATGCATTCTGTTGTAACGTCGATAACTATTGCTTTAATAGCTTATATCATTGGAAGTTTATCTAAACAACATCCAGTATCACAAATGAGTTAAATAGTAGTTTCTATATTACTTTTAAATCTTACTTTTAAGTATCTCTCAAAAACGAGCGATACTTTTTTTATTGCTTAGGAAACTATACAATTTGAATGCTATGGATAACTTAGTTACAGGAACAGCCACGTCCAGCTCCAGCGCCCAACGACTAGCGATCCTTCCTCACCTTCGTACGGTAATTAACATCGGCTTTTTACGGTCGCCGTGTTTCCTTTATCTCCTGCGGCTCAGTCCAGTCCGTACGTCGCTAAACGGGCGCTTGCGCTTTTGTTCTTAGGAAAGTCAATTCTTGTGTACAATCCGAATGCTGCGATAGTTGATTTTCATTACAGACGGGCGTTTATGCTTTTGTTCTGGATTAAGAGAAACGCCGGAGTGAGCGTGGAAAATCACTATCGGATTCCTTTATAAAATAGTATCAGACTGAAGTCGTAGGATAAATCCATCTTGAGAGGTTTGTTATTGTTAAAATATTCGATATAATTAATGTTAAGGAGGTAACAGGATGTTATTTTTTAAATCGTCAAAGCAAATAAAGGAACAAAAAAAGTTGATGAACAATCATATTGAGACAATTATTATTCAATCTGGCTGGGCAGACGTTAATATTTATACGCATAAAGAAAATTATATCTCCTTATTTCTAACTTCCATTGAAAATGGACCGTATTGGATTGTTGAAGAGAATCAAGATCAATTACGACTAACAATAGAACCTGGAATAAGAAGGTTGCATTTTCGATTTAATCAAACCATTAAATTAGATGTATATGTTCCCGAACAAAATAATATAAACTGGGAAGTTGAAGCGGACTCTGGAAGTGTTTATTTTTACAAACAAGTTGTTCAAAATATTATGTTGAGAGTAGGATCTGGAAACTTCAAAGGCAACGATCTTACAGTAAATAATGCTTTCGTAGAGGTTGGTACAGGTGAAGTAAATATCAATCATTTCAATGGGGAAAATCTTCAGTTAGTAGGTGGGTCTGGAGATATTAAATTAGTGGATGTTACTTGTAATAGGATTATGTCCAAAATAGGGTCAGGTAGTTTGAGGTATAATCATGTTCGGTATAAAGAAATGATTTCAGAAGGTGGATCAGGTGATGTATTTTTGGAGAATTTTCAAGGGGATACGAAGATGAAAGTAGGGAGTGGGGATATAGAAGTAGTATTAGATGAAAGACCAAATTTAAAATGTGAGTTACAAGCTGGCAGTGGAACAATTATAACCGATACCGGCCATATATCTGATGGGAAAATCCATAAAGATTATGGTGAAGCAAAATATGTATTAGCATTAACCAGTAGGTCGGGTGATGTAGTGGTGAAGCAGAAATTTTAATAGGAAGGAATATATACAGAGGAGTGGTATAGATGATAGGGAGAAAGGCAGAAATGGAACGAATCACAAAATTAATAAACGGTAATGAAGTAAAAGAGATACAGATAGATATCTCGGTATCAAATATTACAGTGGAGCCATATGAAGGGAATGATATTGAACTTACTTATACACAAAAAATCGATAAACCATTGTGGGATATACATGTTCAAGAAGGGATTTTATCTATTCATTTACAACATAAAAATACAATTATACGAAGAACCGAAGACTATAAATTAAAAATTAAATTACCTCGTGAATTTATCTTAGCTGGATCCATAAACAACGGTGTCGGTCATATTAGAATCGCTGAAATTATAATCGGCGAGTTTACTATACAATTAGGATCGGGTGG from Oceanobacillus iheyensis HTE831 encodes:
- the rhaB gene encoding rhamnulokinase, yielding MQQCNLAVDIGASSGRVIAGYLQNGKLQLEEVHRFDNKLIDLNNYFCWDIDRIYQEILMGIKSAVDNGYQPISLGIDTWAVDFVLLDENDMRLTDAVSYRDPRTDGMMEEVFSQISKERLYLETGIQFQKFNTMYQLQALKNSNPDLIEKATSFLMIPDYLNFLLTGKKVNEYTNATTTQLVNAFTKKWDIDLIEQLGFNSNMFMDIQPPESVIGNLRPELQEELGVDFNVILPATHDTGSAVVAVPEQENSIYISSGTWSLIGVENHFPICTTKALDYNFTNEGGADYRYRFLKNIMGLWMIQEVKRNFNDEFEFADFAAMAKGESFKSIVDVDDDRFLKPENMIEEIKAYCKETNQAIPQSPSEVAKCVFNSLAVSYQQAISQIEEIYEIDFPTIYVIGGGSKNEMLNQLIADTTGKTVIAGLSEATAIGNLIVQMMAIDQIDDMQQARQIIKHSFDLYTYAKVTMEG
- the rhaA gene encoding L-rhamnose isomerase, giving the protein MDVKQNYEQAKKQYEKWGVNVEDALEKLKQIPISIHCWQGDDVTGFEVNQQELSGGIDVTGNYPGKATTPEELRDDLDKALSLIPGMHRVNLHAIYAETNGEAVERDEIEPKHFENWVKWAKENGLGLDFNPTLFSHPKADDGLTLAHPNKEIRDFWIRHTIASRKIAAYMGKELGTSALTNIWTPDGYKDIPSDRLTPRKRLEDSLNQIFEEEIDKEYNVDAVESKLFGIGSEAYVVGSHEFYMGYALKNNKLCLLDTGHYHPTEMVSNKISSMLLYSDELALHVSRPVRWDSDHVVILDDELREIGLEIVRNDALDKVRIGLDFFDASINRIAAWTIGTRNMIKSLLYALLTPNEHLKQLQEEGNFTDRLAIMEELKTYPFGAIWDYYCESMNVPVGESWLTEVKEYEKEVLSKR
- the rhaD gene encoding rhamnulose-1-phosphate aldolase; the encoded protein is MTQDITQQDVLDAPFMKEMMNTTYDMWKLGWDELNGGNISYLLKEEEVRSYFDLNQVKRTISLDFPVIELANQYFLVTGSGKFFRKIIENPEECLAVLRVTSDGESVELLWGLSDGGRPTSELASHFMSHIVRLKHDPNHRVIMHTHATNLIAMTFTHELDEVQFTRTLWQMCTECLVVFPEGVGILPWMVPGTSEIGKATAEKMNEYRLAIWSHHGIFGAGESIDQVFGLIETVEKAAKVYNLVNAHPDGAKQVITDQQLIDLAEAFHVNPPNKYFS
- a CDS encoding DeoR/GlpR family DNA-binding transcription regulator, with the protein product MLVAERHHKIVELVNEKKSIRVSDMSKLFAVTEETIRRDLEKLEKENKLARSHGGAVSLHPNDSLEIPYTQREIMNVREKQKIAMEAIKHVFEGDKIILDASTTAWYMAKALPDLPLTVMTNSIKVAMELSNKHQINVISTGGTLLSKSLSYAGPLAEASFHSYHLDKAFISCKGLHLERGISESDEQQSRIKKKMIESADSTYLMIDYSKFGKTAFSKIDQIEVAHHLVTDSKADQTMIQLLKEKGIRVTEVQNDE
- a CDS encoding 5'-nucleotidase C-terminal domain-containing protein, yielding MKQVKRSLSMFMIFALIMMNVTPALSVYAESATNVDTVAEDLILSEYVEGTSFNKAIEIFNGTGEAVDLSNYSIELYSNGAYSASQSLSLSGTLANGDAYVLAHPSADQAILDQADVTNGSVINFNGDDAVALLNNEEKLDVIGEIGQRTNFGQDVTLVRNASVIAPSTTFNVEDWTDYSQNTFAYIGSHTMDGTPGDPEDPEEPGDPEEPDPGQLPISDVRDLPDGEVVTVEGIVTADNQAISNGSQFTTYIQDETAGINLFAFEQGEISDVTKGDKVVVTGELATYNGLKEIVPNSLEVIDSGLDLPEAQTITLEELQDEELAESLEGQRVQVNGYIRSIPDSPAGGGYNITVTDADFNGTTLRVMENALDISEVEPNTWYDITAVVSQYNTYQLIPTEQADIQIAEEQPEPPSSEGYYETTVESVTDGDTIRVAEPVFGEKRVRFVNMDTAETYAAHNDDPERDEINDNQKYYGDLATDYIGELIQPGDEIYLKVGDKPTDDYGRILAEVIRKDDGLNVNLEMVEAGYASTYFIAPIDEEAYPEYQQAVKEAKDAELGIWNPENPLLELPFVFRANDDQKGFQRYVGNSDTMEYVVPDNWADVPVEHRIFFSSPEEAESYGYTPVSGDGGDSSEETLDLQLISMNDLHGKIDQEYMLDLEGNGESELYGRMDYTAAAIKEHQEGNEHSMLVHAGDMIGGSSPVSGLLQDEPTVEIMNAMGFDVGAVGNHEFDEGLPELLRMIEGGDHPEGKGTEGYEGMDFPSLCANCVYEDTGETFLPPYIIEEVDGEQIGFIGVNTQETVNMVMPSSLENVEFTDETEAVNDAAEELTSQGVEAIIVLAHMPATQNGDDATGAAADLARNVNDAVDVIFAGHNHVENNVLVDDKLIIQANEYGKAFADVQLVLDRESGDIIEKEAEIVYVKQSDYTPDAEVAAILDKYAEEIAPIINEVIGYNAQDLTGDYTNDGDHGLGNLISDGMNEAMDSDFAFMNGGGIRDDLLAGDVTWGDLYNIQPFGNTLMTVEVTGNDIYEILNEQIHPEYGPDYSVSGLHYTWNPELGEVINVTFPDGTPIDLEETYVLTVNNYMGTSEGPIKDLGENPTMGPADIDATVEFIQAMGSSEANPIVYEAEGRITQTDEEPGDPEDPSEPDHIIEAIPDRGLLAFVRTRDLLFIEDGSDVVIDISNESRLRMLLLTLPQVYILKNKEVTLHVTNGEETKTFDMAEEKLRTMLVLLTK
- a CDS encoding YhdT family protein, which gives rise to MIKQKQSIDARFKVANREALIGVGLVIFNFIWWFGFAYGLGSKNPEEYSYIVGFPAWFFYSCILGFIVMVTLTVIAVKFFFKDIPLDDTEEN